The Lutibacter sp. Hel_I_33_5 genome has a window encoding:
- a CDS encoding DUF4249 domain-containing protein, producing the protein MNSFLVVEATITDKIDFQEVHLRRSSPLDSIQSNLENNATIRVIGDEGSVYSFQQNANGVYTSQNKFSASFGVNYSLEITTQDGNQYKSENSSLTSKSKIKKLYLKRDFNEKKEEGISIYVDTENPENLNQLLRFDYQETYKIIAPTYHPYELIIQNDDLPYSPEVLAGLTPKEVVAFFVTLEQKEKQERICYNTVRSKKIQLENSKSFEQNVLEKYRIRFIDRFNYIMSHRYSILVKQYTQSSQAHEYYKTLRQFSEGSGNVLSQVQPGFIEGNIKAVNNPDENIIGYFEVTSLDEKRIYFNYKDLFPGEDLPPYYKPCHGTHIPELYTRDQLTGIIDSSPIQEYIVWTENKYIRDNPEDNNLNFPYVMTTIPACGDCTVLGKNSVPDFWQD; encoded by the coding sequence TTGAATAGCTTTCTTGTTGTAGAAGCTACTATTACAGATAAAATAGATTTTCAAGAAGTACACCTTAGGCGTTCTTCACCTTTAGATAGTATTCAATCTAATTTAGAAAATAATGCAACTATTAGGGTAATTGGAGATGAAGGGTCTGTTTATAGTTTCCAACAAAACGCAAATGGAGTTTATACTTCTCAAAATAAGTTTTCGGCTTCATTTGGAGTGAATTATTCTTTGGAAATTACAACACAAGATGGAAATCAATACAAATCAGAGAACTCATCTTTGACCTCAAAATCTAAAATAAAAAAACTTTATTTAAAACGCGATTTTAACGAAAAAAAGGAAGAAGGAATATCTATCTATGTTGATACTGAAAATCCTGAAAACCTGAACCAATTATTGAGGTTTGATTATCAAGAAACCTACAAAATTATTGCACCTACATACCACCCATATGAATTAATTATTCAAAATGATGATTTACCTTATTCTCCAGAAGTTTTAGCAGGTCTCACACCTAAAGAAGTAGTAGCATTTTTTGTTACCCTAGAACAAAAAGAAAAACAAGAACGTATATGTTATAATACAGTAAGATCTAAAAAAATTCAACTAGAAAACAGTAAATCTTTTGAACAAAATGTACTTGAGAAATATCGTATCAGATTTATAGATAGATTTAATTATATCATGTCTCATCGTTATAGCATATTGGTAAAACAATATACGCAATCTTCTCAAGCACACGAATATTACAAAACATTAAGACAATTTTCAGAGGGGTCTGGCAATGTGCTTTCTCAGGTACAACCTGGGTTTATCGAGGGTAATATCAAGGCTGTTAACAATCCTGATGAAAATATTATCGGATATTTTGAAGTGACATCGTTAGATGAAAAAAGAATTTACTTTAATTACAAAGACCTTTTTCCTGGAGAAGATTTACCTCCATATTACAAACCTTGCCATGGCACACATATACCAGAGTTGTATACTCGTGATCAGTTAACAGGTATTATTGATTCTTCTCCAATTCAAGAATATATAGTATGGACGGAAAATAAATATATACGCGATAACCCAGAAGATAATAATCTTAATTTTCCCTATGTAATGACAACTATTCCAGCTTGTGGTGATTGTACAGTATTAGGTAAAAATAGTGTTCCTGATTTTTGGCAAGATTAA
- a CDS encoding DUF4249 domain-containing protein, with protein MRKIIIISLILTFLSCVERINLIKETTFNSFLVVEATITDKMDFQEVHLRRSSPLDSIQSNLENNATVRVIGDEGSVYSFQQNANGVYTSQNKFSASFGVNYSLEITTQDGNQYKSENSSLTSKSKLKNLYLKRDFNEKKEEGISIYVDTDNPENLNQLLRFDYQETYKIIAPTYHPYELIIQNDDFPYPIRVLAGLTPKEIVEFFVTLEPKKKQERICYNTVRSKKIQLENSKSFEQNVLEKYRIRFIDRFNYIMSHRYSILVKQYSQSPQAHEYYKTLRQFSEGSGNVLSQVQPGFIEGNIKAITNPSENIIGYFEVASLDEKRIYFNYKDLFPGEDLPPYYKPCHATHIPVLFTVDPFTGEIVGSPIQEYIVWTENKYIRDNFDNPQDINVNLPYVMTTIPACGDCTVLGKNSIPDFWQD; from the coding sequence ATGAGAAAAATTATTATTATAAGTTTAATACTTACTTTTCTTAGCTGTGTTGAGAGAATAAACTTAATTAAAGAAACAACATTTAATAGCTTTCTTGTAGTAGAAGCTACTATTACAGATAAAATGGATTTTCAAGAAGTACACCTTAGGCGTTCTTCACCTTTAGATAGTATTCAATCTAATTTAGAAAATAATGCAACTGTTAGGGTAATTGGAGATGAAGGTTCTGTTTATAGTTTCCAACAAAACGCAAATGGAGTGTATACTTCTCAAAATAAGTTTTCGGCTTCATTCGGAGTAAATTATTCTTTGGAAATTACAACACAAGATGGAAATCAATACAAGTCAGAGAACTCATCTTTGACCTCAAAATCTAAACTAAAAAACCTTTATTTAAAACGCGATTTTAACGAAAAAAAGGAAGAAGGAATTTCTATCTATGTTGATACTGACAACCCTGAAAACCTGAACCAATTATTGAGGTTTGATTATCAAGAAACCTACAAAATTATTGCACCTACTTACCACCCATATGAGTTAATTATTCAAAATGATGATTTTCCTTATCCAATAAGAGTTTTAGCAGGTCTCACACCTAAAGAAATAGTAGAATTTTTTGTTACCCTCGAACCAAAAAAAAAACAAGAACGTATATGTTATAATACAGTAAGGTCTAAAAAAATTCAACTAGAAAACAGTAAATCTTTTGAACAAAATGTACTTGAGAAATATCGTATTCGATTTATAGATAGATTTAATTATATCATGTCTCATCGTTATAGCATATTGGTAAAACAATATTCTCAATCTCCTCAAGCACACGAATATTACAAAACATTAAGACAATTTTCAGAAGGGTCTGGCAATGTACTTTCTCAAGTTCAACCTGGATTTATCGAGGGTAATATCAAAGCTATCACCAACCCTAGTGAAAATATTATTGGATATTTTGAAGTAGCATCATTAGATGAAAAAAGAATCTACTTTAATTACAAAGACCTTTTTCCTGGAGAAGATTTACCTCCATATTACAAACCTTGCCATGCCACACATATACCAGTTTTGTTTACAGTTGATCCGTTTACAGGAGAAATTGTTGGTTCTCCAATTCAAGAATACATAGTATGGACGGAAAATAAGTATATACGTGATAACTTTGATAACCCACAAGATATTAATGTAAATTTACCCTATGTAATGACAACTATTCCAGCTTGTGGTGATTGTACAGTATTAGGTAAAAATAGTATTCCAGATTTTTGGCAAGATTAA
- the atpG gene encoding ATP synthase F1 subunit gamma codes for MANLKEIRNRITSIKSTMQITSAMKMVSAAKLKKAQDAITAMRPYSSKLTELLQNLSATLDSDAGGAYSTQREIQKVLLVVVTSNRGLCGGFNSSITKEVLKTIEEKYSDTTVDLFAIGKKGEAILAKQLSVIENRNDIYDDLTFDNVAVIAEKLMDLYVDGSYDKIEIVYNQFKNAATQIPQVEQFLPIKPIEGGEAITNSDYIFEPSKEEIVLALIPKSLKTQLYKSIRDSFASEHGARMTAMHKATDNATELRDELLLTYNKARQAAITNEILEIVGGAEALNN; via the coding sequence ATGGCAAACTTAAAGGAAATACGTAACAGAATTACATCTATTAAATCTACGATGCAGATTACCTCTGCCATGAAAATGGTATCGGCTGCAAAGTTAAAGAAAGCGCAAGATGCAATTACAGCAATGCGTCCGTATTCGTCTAAGCTTACAGAATTATTGCAAAACTTAAGCGCTACATTAGATAGTGATGCTGGTGGCGCATATTCAACACAAAGAGAAATACAAAAGGTTTTATTAGTTGTAGTAACTTCAAATAGAGGATTGTGTGGTGGATTCAATTCATCAATCACAAAAGAAGTACTTAAAACTATTGAAGAAAAATACTCAGATACTACTGTAGATTTATTTGCTATTGGAAAAAAAGGAGAGGCTATTTTAGCGAAACAGCTTAGTGTTATAGAAAACAGAAATGATATTTATGACGATTTAACGTTTGATAATGTTGCTGTAATTGCTGAAAAGTTAATGGATTTATATGTAGATGGATCTTACGATAAAATTGAGATTGTCTATAATCAGTTTAAAAATGCAGCTACACAAATACCACAAGTAGAGCAGTTTTTACCTATAAAGCCAATTGAAGGCGGAGAAGCAATTACAAACTCTGATTATATCTTTGAACCATCTAAAGAAGAAATTGTTTTAGCGTTAATTCCTAAGTCTTTAAAAACTCAGTTATATAAATCTATTAGAGATAGTTTTGCATCAGAACATGGGGCACGTATGACAGCAATGCATAAAGCAACAGATAATGCTACAGAATTACGTGATGAGTTATTATTAACGTATAACAAAGCACGTCAAGCAGCAATTACCAATGAGATTTTAGAAATTGTTGGTGGAGCGGAAGCTTTGAATAATTAA
- the atpA gene encoding F0F1 ATP synthase subunit alpha, translating into MAAIKPAEVSAILKQQLTNFEASASLNEVGTVLQVGDGIARVYGLSNVQYGELVEFENGLEGIVLNLEEDNAGVVLLGASTSIKEGSVVKRTERIASLRAGEGIVGRVVDTLGSPIDGKGPIEGKTYEMPLERRAPGVIYREPVTEPLQTGIKSIDAMIPVGRGQRELIIGDRQTGKSTVALDTILNQKEFYDAGEPVFCIYVAIGQKASTVAAIANMLEEKGALAYTTIVAANASDPAAMQVYAPFAGAAIGEYFRDSGRPALIVFDDLSKQAVAYREISLLLRRPPGREAYPGDVFYLHSRLLERAAKVINDDKIASEMNDLPDSLKGIVKGGGSLTALPIIETQAGDVSAYIPTNVISITDGQIFLDGDLFNSGVRPAINVGISVSRVGGNAQIKSMKKVSGTLKLDQAQFRELEAFAKFGSDLDAATMNVISKGQRNVEILKQAQNDPFTVEDQIAIIYAGSKNLLKDVPVKKVKEFEKDFISYLNAKHRDVLDTLKSGKLTDEVTKALGEAAKEISAKFA; encoded by the coding sequence ATGGCAGCAATTAAACCCGCTGAAGTTTCAGCAATTTTAAAGCAACAATTAACAAATTTTGAAGCATCAGCTTCATTAAACGAAGTAGGTACCGTTTTACAAGTAGGTGATGGTATTGCTCGTGTTTACGGTTTATCAAACGTTCAATACGGAGAATTAGTAGAATTCGAAAACGGATTAGAAGGTATTGTACTTAACTTAGAAGAAGATAATGCAGGTGTTGTATTATTAGGAGCTTCTACTTCAATTAAAGAAGGTTCTGTAGTAAAACGTACAGAGCGTATTGCTTCTTTAAGAGCTGGAGAAGGAATTGTAGGTAGAGTTGTAGATACTTTAGGAAGTCCAATTGACGGAAAAGGTCCTATTGAAGGGAAAACGTATGAGATGCCTTTAGAGCGTAGAGCTCCTGGTGTAATTTATCGTGAGCCTGTAACAGAGCCATTACAAACAGGTATTAAATCTATTGATGCAATGATCCCTGTTGGAAGAGGTCAACGTGAGTTGATTATTGGAGACCGTCAGACAGGTAAATCTACAGTTGCTTTAGATACTATCTTAAATCAAAAAGAATTTTACGATGCTGGTGAGCCAGTATTTTGTATCTATGTTGCTATCGGTCAGAAAGCTTCTACAGTTGCAGCTATTGCAAACATGTTAGAAGAAAAAGGCGCTTTAGCTTATACAACAATCGTTGCAGCAAATGCATCAGATCCTGCAGCAATGCAAGTATATGCACCGTTTGCTGGAGCAGCAATTGGAGAGTATTTTAGAGATTCTGGAAGACCAGCTTTAATTGTTTTTGATGATTTATCTAAACAAGCCGTAGCATACCGTGAGATTTCATTATTATTAAGAAGACCTCCAGGACGTGAGGCATATCCTGGTGATGTATTTTATTTACACTCAAGATTATTAGAGCGTGCTGCAAAAGTGATTAATGACGATAAGATTGCAAGCGAAATGAACGATTTACCAGATTCTTTAAAAGGAATTGTTAAAGGTGGAGGTTCTTTAACTGCATTGCCAATTATTGAAACACAAGCAGGAGATGTTTCAGCATATATTCCAACAAACGTAATTTCTATTACTGATGGACAAATTTTCTTAGATGGAGATTTATTTAACTCAGGTGTAAGACCAGCAATTAACGTAGGTATTTCAGTATCTCGTGTTGGAGGTAATGCACAGATTAAATCCATGAAAAAAGTATCAGGTACTTTAAAATTAGATCAAGCTCAGTTTAGAGAATTAGAAGCATTTGCAAAGTTTGGATCTGATTTAGATGCAGCTACAATGAATGTAATTTCTAAAGGACAACGTAATGTTGAAATCTTAAAACAAGCACAAAATGATCCTTTTACGGTTGAAGATCAGATTGCAATTATTTATGCAGGATCTAAAAACTTGTTAAAAGATGTTCCAGTTAAGAAAGTAAAAGAATTTGAGAAAGATTTTATTTCTTACTTAAACGCAAAACATAGAGACGTTTTAGATACCTTAAAGTCAGGTAAATTAACTGATGAAGTAACTAAAGCATTAGGAGAAGCAGCGAAAGAGATTTCAGCAAAATTTGCATAA
- the atpH gene encoding ATP synthase F1 subunit delta, with amino-acid sequence MKDARAALRYAKAILNLAKDSNSETAVDADMKLIVSTIAENDELEVVLKSPVIKTSDKMNVLRGLFSDKVDTISLGLFNLLEENKRIAMLESIAKQYSIIYDFLKHMQVAKVTTAVSLTKEIEEKVLAKIVALTGKKANLENEINPAILGGFILRVGDVQYDASISNHLNELRKEFDNSHYIPKI; translated from the coding sequence ATGAAAGACGCTAGAGCAGCATTACGTTACGCAAAAGCAATCTTAAATCTTGCAAAAGATTCAAATTCTGAAACTGCAGTTGATGCAGACATGAAATTAATTGTGTCTACTATAGCAGAAAATGACGAATTAGAAGTAGTGTTAAAAAGCCCAGTAATTAAAACTTCAGATAAAATGAATGTTTTAAGAGGGTTGTTTTCAGATAAAGTAGATACTATTTCGCTTGGTCTTTTTAATTTATTAGAAGAAAATAAAAGAATAGCAATGTTAGAGTCTATTGCAAAGCAATATTCAATAATATATGATTTTCTTAAGCATATGCAAGTAGCAAAAGTTACTACTGCTGTTTCTTTAACAAAAGAAATAGAAGAGAAAGTTTTAGCTAAAATAGTAGCATTAACTGGCAAAAAGGCAAATTTAGAAAACGAAATTAATCCAGCTATTTTAGGTGGATTTATATTACGTGTTGGAGATGTGCAATACGACGCAAGTATCTCTAATCATTTAAACGAATTAAGAAAGGAATTTGACAATAGTCATTATATTCCAAAAATTTAA
- a CDS encoding F0F1 ATP synthase subunit B: MDLITPGLGLIFWTAITFLCLLFILKKFAWKPILGAVSDREKSIKDALASAEEAKKEMQNLTADNEKLIKEARIERDAMLKEAREIKESIIAEAKDEAKEVTTSLIEKAQASIQQEKQAALAELKKQVADLSIGIAESVIKKELTSKDDQLKLVEGMLEEVTLN; encoded by the coding sequence ATGGATTTAATTACTCCTGGGTTAGGACTTATTTTTTGGACAGCAATAACATTTTTATGTTTATTGTTTATCTTAAAAAAGTTTGCATGGAAACCAATTTTAGGCGCAGTAAGCGATCGTGAAAAAAGTATTAAAGATGCTTTAGCATCTGCTGAAGAAGCGAAAAAAGAAATGCAAAACTTAACTGCAGATAATGAAAAATTAATCAAAGAAGCTAGAATCGAAAGAGACGCAATGTTAAAAGAAGCTAGAGAGATTAAAGAAAGCATTATTGCAGAAGCAAAAGATGAGGCAAAAGAAGTGACTACTAGTTTAATTGAAAAAGCGCAAGCATCAATTCAACAAGAAAAGCAAGCTGCTTTAGCAGAATTAAAAAAGCAAGTTGCAGATTTGTCTATTGGTATTGCAGAATCTGTGATTAAAAAAGAATTAACTTCTAAAGACGATCAACTTAAATTAGTTGAAGGAATGTTAGAAGAAGTTACTTTAAATTAA
- the atpE gene encoding ATP synthase F0 subunit C has product MTITGIAAIGAGLAAIGAGIGIGKIGGSAMEAMARQPEMHGKIQSSALILAAFVEAVALFGVVAALIV; this is encoded by the coding sequence ATGACTATTACTGGAATTGCAGCAATTGGAGCTGGTTTAGCAGCTATTGGAGCTGGTATTGGTATTGGTAAAATTGGTGGATCTGCTATGGAAGCAATGGCACGTCAACCAGAAATGCACGGAAAGATTCAATCTTCTGCATTAATTTTAGCAGCCTTCGTAGAGGCAGTAGCGTTATTTGGCGTTGTTGCAGCTTTAATCGTTTAA
- the atpB gene encoding F0F1 ATP synthase subunit A, with protein MTLNTIKNVLFSVLFLAYSLNGFASDKDQEPETKNFDAKSMILHHVKDAHEFHLLDWKGKPVSLSLPIILWTDNGLTTFMSSEFHHDDEGHTIVETNGGKFVKFHEKIYQLNEGATTVAFDADHHPTNAKIPLDFSITRNVFMMWISVLVLLLIFLATAKSYRKSKDGVPTGIAKYIEPLVVFVRDEIGIPMIGEQKYKRYMPYLLTVFFFIWINNIFGLIPILNGANVSGNIAFTLTLAVFTFIITTLSGNKNYWKHIFWMPGVPVPMKIFLMPIEIIGIFTKPISLMIRLFANITAGHIIILALMSLIFIFKTIAVAPVSVAFSLFIGIIEIVVTAIQAYIFTVLSALYFGMATEEQHH; from the coding sequence ATGACATTAAATACTATTAAAAACGTACTTTTTTCAGTGCTATTTTTAGCATATTCTTTAAATGGATTTGCATCTGACAAAGATCAAGAACCTGAGACAAAGAATTTTGATGCAAAATCTATGATTCTACATCATGTAAAAGATGCTCATGAATTTCATTTGTTGGATTGGAAAGGAAAACCAGTTTCTCTTTCTTTACCTATTATTTTATGGACTGACAATGGTTTAACAACTTTTATGTCTAGTGAATTTCACCATGATGACGAAGGGCATACAATTGTTGAAACAAACGGAGGTAAATTCGTAAAATTTCACGAAAAAATATATCAGTTAAACGAAGGAGCAACAACTGTTGCTTTTGATGCTGATCATCACCCTACAAATGCTAAAATACCACTTGATTTTTCTATCACTAGAAATGTTTTTATGATGTGGATCTCTGTCTTAGTATTGTTGTTAATATTTTTAGCTACAGCTAAATCCTATAGAAAATCTAAAGATGGTGTTCCTACAGGAATCGCTAAATATATTGAACCTTTAGTTGTCTTTGTTAGAGATGAAATAGGTATACCTATGATAGGTGAACAGAAGTATAAAAGGTATATGCCTTATTTATTAACGGTATTTTTCTTTATTTGGATCAATAATATTTTTGGATTAATTCCAATTTTAAATGGAGCCAATGTAAGTGGTAATATTGCTTTTACATTAACATTAGCTGTTTTCACTTTTATAATTACAACTTTAAGTGGAAACAAAAATTACTGGAAGCACATTTTTTGGATGCCAGGAGTACCAGTACCAATGAAAATATTTTTAATGCCAATAGAAATCATTGGTATTTTTACAAAGCCAATTTCGTTAATGATTCGTTTGTTTGCTAATATTACAGCAGGTCATATAATTATATTAGCGTTAATGTCTTTAATATTTATATTTAAAACAATAGCAGTCGCTCCAGTTTCAGTAGCTTTCTCATTATTTATTGGAATTATAGAAATTGTAGTAACTGCAATACAAGCATATATTTTTACAGTATTGTCTGCACTTTATTTTGGTATGGCAACTGAAGAACAACATCATTAA
- a CDS encoding AtpZ/AtpI family protein produces the protein MKGKKQKKKPLSNYARFSGIAFQMLAIIAIGTFVGVKLDEKYPNKNNLFTLILSLTSVILAIVFVIRRILAMSKEE, from the coding sequence ATGAAGGGAAAAAAGCAGAAGAAAAAACCGCTTAGTAATTACGCTCGTTTTTCTGGAATAGCCTTTCAAATGTTAGCAATTATAGCAATTGGTACTTTTGTTGGTGTAAAACTAGATGAAAAATATCCTAATAAAAACAATCTTTTTACGCTTATATTATCATTAACCAGTGTAATTTTGGCAATTGTTTTTGTAATAAGGCGTATTCTTGCAATGTCTAAAGAAGAATAA
- a CDS encoding polymer-forming cytoskeletal protein, with amino-acid sequence MFTNKEKTDYTPKTMERNVVAKTTKIIGCDIKSEGDFRIDGLLEGTLTTKGRVIIGVDGHINGVVDAVHADIEGKFSGKLLVHEVLTVKATAKISGDVVINKLSVEPGATFNATCSMKGTVKDLNEGKKAEEKTA; translated from the coding sequence ATGTTTACTAACAAGGAAAAAACAGACTATACCCCAAAAACTATGGAAAGAAATGTAGTTGCTAAAACAACCAAAATTATCGGTTGCGATATAAAATCTGAAGGAGATTTTAGAATTGATGGACTTTTAGAAGGTACTTTAACGACTAAAGGACGAGTAATTATTGGTGTTGATGGACACATAAACGGAGTTGTAGATGCAGTTCATGCAGATATAGAAGGAAAATTTTCCGGAAAACTTTTAGTACATGAAGTATTGACTGTAAAAGCCACAGCAAAAATTTCTGGTGATGTTGTTATTAACAAACTTTCTGTAGAACCTGGAGCAACTTTTAACGCTACTTGTAGTATGAAAGGAACTGTAAAAGATCTTAATGAAGGGAAAAAAGCAGAAGAAAAAACCGCTTAG
- a CDS encoding tetratricopeptide repeat protein — MKNIKNSVLVLVFCGLAVACSTKKDTAITRNWHALTTKYNVLFNGKEEFKKGIKEINEKYEDDFFTRLPIEPIEFKEEDVKITTTFDGPGGGFDGEEEEEKTLNSPFDKAEDKATKAIQKHSINIYGRERNRQIDDAYLLLGKSRYYTQRFIPAVEAFNYVIANYPSADLIAETKIWRAKANIRLDNEEMAIEAMNLLLVVRDTLEADLPDIIKEQAHTALAMAYAKTDTIQKVIHHLTKATETYENREQSARNLFILGQIYSNQNKKDSAFAVFQKLSNFKKAPHKYRINSNIELAKNFSNDSTANGLINRLVELTEDIDNRKYLSGLFYQLGNLEENRDSVNTAREYYKKSIRTKYATTKQKTYSFESLGNINFKESNYQLASSYYDSVLVTTKDTLQLRIRRVKRKHKNLASLIKYENTLVTNDSILKIAALSEDEQKIFFEKYVERIKKEDEEKAQQQLNAIAFGGSFGSGSLQSAGKAGWYFYNNQSLEFGKTEFVKIWGTRKQEDNWRWSSKPTEVGSEIEKDSVSSLKNSRYDVASYLAKIPKKQEVIDSLFTQRNQALYELGVIYKEQFRNPDLAINRLERVSKINKDESLILPINYHLYQLYTDLGSKTKAEKHEYVILNDFPDTKFAQLIKNPGEALKEEESVDETQNLYKEVYYLYKDKKYPETIKKVDETLPNIQNSVLIPKFELLKAYAIGKYYGKAAYQQALEFVSVNYASTEEGDKAKEILTRLIN; from the coding sequence ATGAAAAATATTAAAAATAGTGTATTAGTTTTAGTTTTTTGTGGATTGGCAGTTGCTTGTTCAACAAAAAAAGATACTGCAATTACCAGAAATTGGCACGCGCTTACTACAAAATATAATGTGCTTTTTAACGGAAAAGAAGAATTTAAAAAAGGAATTAAAGAGATTAATGAGAAGTATGAAGATGATTTCTTTACTAGACTACCTATAGAGCCGATTGAATTTAAAGAAGAAGACGTAAAAATAACGACAACTTTTGATGGCCCTGGTGGCGGGTTTGATGGAGAAGAAGAGGAAGAAAAAACATTGAACTCTCCTTTTGATAAAGCAGAAGATAAAGCGACGAAAGCAATACAGAAACATTCGATAAATATTTATGGTAGAGAGCGAAATCGTCAAATAGATGATGCGTATTTATTATTAGGTAAGTCAAGATATTATACCCAGCGTTTTATTCCTGCGGTAGAAGCTTTTAATTATGTGATTGCTAATTATCCAAGTGCAGATTTAATTGCTGAAACTAAAATTTGGAGAGCAAAAGCAAACATTAGATTAGATAATGAAGAAATGGCTATTGAGGCCATGAATTTATTATTGGTGGTTCGTGATACTTTAGAGGCAGATTTACCTGACATTATTAAAGAACAAGCACATACTGCTTTAGCAATGGCGTATGCAAAAACAGATACAATTCAGAAGGTTATTCATCATTTAACAAAAGCAACAGAAACCTACGAAAACAGAGAACAATCGGCTAGAAATCTATTTATTTTGGGTCAGATTTATAGCAATCAAAATAAAAAAGATTCGGCTTTCGCTGTATTTCAAAAATTGTCTAATTTCAAAAAAGCACCTCATAAATATCGTATTAATTCAAATATAGAATTAGCAAAGAATTTTTCTAATGATTCTACTGCAAATGGATTAATAAACAGGTTGGTTGAGTTAACTGAAGATATTGATAATAGAAAATATTTAAGCGGATTATTTTATCAATTAGGAAATTTAGAAGAAAATAGAGACAGTGTAAATACGGCAAGAGAATATTATAAAAAATCTATTCGTACCAAATACGCGACTACAAAACAAAAAACATATTCTTTTGAAAGCCTTGGAAACATAAATTTTAAAGAATCTAATTATCAATTAGCGAGTTCTTATTATGATAGTGTATTAGTAACAACTAAAGACACCTTGCAACTTAGAATTAGAAGAGTAAAAAGAAAGCATAAAAATTTAGCATCATTAATTAAGTACGAAAATACGCTTGTAACAAACGATAGTATTCTAAAAATTGCTGCTTTATCTGAAGATGAACAAAAAATATTTTTTGAAAAATACGTAGAAAGAATTAAAAAAGAAGACGAAGAGAAAGCACAACAGCAGTTAAATGCAATTGCTTTTGGTGGTTCTTTTGGAAGTGGTTCTTTACAATCTGCTGGTAAAGCCGGATGGTATTTTTATAATAATCAATCATTAGAATTTGGTAAAACCGAGTTTGTAAAAATTTGGGGAACAAGAAAACAAGAAGATAATTGGCGCTGGTCTTCAAAACCTACAGAGGTTGGATCAGAAATTGAAAAAGACAGTGTAAGTTCTTTAAAAAACTCACGTTATGATGTAGCTAGTTACTTAGCTAAAATTCCTAAAAAACAAGAAGTAATAGATAGTTTGTTCACGCAAAGAAATCAAGCTTTATACGAATTAGGTGTTATTTATAAAGAGCAATTCAGAAATCCAGATTTAGCCATTAACCGATTAGAAAGAGTATCTAAAATTAATAAAGACGAATCTTTGATTTTGCCAATAAATTATCATTTATATCAATTATATACTGATTTAGGAAGTAAAACAAAGGCTGAAAAACATGAATACGTTATTTTAAATGATTTTCCTGATACTAAATTCGCACAGCTTATTAAGAATCCAGGAGAAGCGTTAAAAGAGGAAGAATCGGTAGATGAAACTCAGAATTTATATAAAGAAGTTTATTATCTGTATAAAGATAAAAAGTATCCAGAAACCATTAAAAAAGTTGATGAAACACTACCAAATATTCAGAATTCAGTTTTAATTCCTAAATTTGAACTTTTAAAAGCTTATGCTATAGGGAAGTATTACGGTAAAGCAGCGTATCAACAAGCCCTAGAATTCGTTTCTGTAAATTACGCGAGTACAGAAGAAGGTGATAAAGCTAAAGAAATACTAACTAGACTAATTAATTAA